A part of Candidatus Poribacteria bacterium genomic DNA contains:
- a CDS encoding FtsX-like permease family protein, with translation MRSLEGVLQGFRGIFENKLRSGLTTLGITIGIAAVLSMVSISDGAERIILDDLEKLGGNNQFGLFRSDWVEKNGRWQRNTSSEYFTYDDVLAIERECKSVLRVIPRVPRFGGVRMTAGSGAAATETMAGYQATTETFMEGMKWRPEEGRFITEDDNIDWDKVVVVGSTVAEELFGDADPLGAEMKIGNDRFTVVGVMEPRGTSIQFGFELDRTTIIPLSTAQRRFNGNDQVPMLTVQAVSTEKIPKAVEEVQRLLKRRHGSDDFFNTWLPGGQNLEFVTKLTRMLRWVLGGIAGFSLFIGGVGIMNIMLVTVTERTKEIGLRKAIGARRRDILTQFLIEASTLCITGGVLGLILGILFGWGSATVMSSPQIGGFVGGLLGFQGKWVAWPWSVPVVWIFISMGVALAVGVFFGLYPAWKAARLTPIEALRHQ, from the coding sequence ATGCGTTCGTTGGAGGGTGTGCTCCAGGGTTTCCGGGGCATCTTCGAGAACAAGCTGCGCTCCGGGCTGACCACGCTGGGCATCACCATCGGGATCGCCGCCGTGCTCTCGATGGTGAGCATCAGCGACGGGGCAGAACGCATCATCCTCGACGACCTCGAGAAGCTGGGCGGTAACAACCAGTTCGGTCTCTTCCGCTCCGATTGGGTCGAGAAGAACGGCCGTTGGCAGCGGAACACGAGCTCGGAGTATTTCACGTACGACGACGTGCTCGCCATCGAGCGCGAGTGCAAGTCGGTGCTGCGCGTCATTCCGCGCGTTCCTAGGTTCGGCGGCGTGCGGATGACGGCAGGCAGCGGCGCGGCCGCCACCGAGACCATGGCGGGCTACCAGGCGACGACCGAGACGTTCATGGAAGGCATGAAGTGGCGTCCCGAAGAAGGTCGCTTCATCACCGAGGATGACAACATCGACTGGGACAAGGTCGTCGTCGTCGGGAGCACGGTCGCTGAGGAACTCTTCGGAGACGCCGACCCGCTCGGGGCGGAGATGAAGATCGGCAACGACCGGTTCACCGTCGTCGGCGTCATGGAGCCTCGGGGCACCAGCATTCAGTTCGGCTTCGAGCTCGACCGGACGACGATCATTCCCCTCAGCACCGCGCAGCGCCGGTTCAACGGGAACGACCAGGTTCCTATGCTGACCGTTCAGGCGGTCAGCACGGAGAAGATTCCTAAAGCCGTCGAAGAGGTTCAGCGGCTGCTGAAGCGCCGTCACGGCTCCGACGACTTCTTCAACACGTGGCTCCCAGGGGGGCAGAACCTCGAGTTCGTGACGAAGCTGACTCGAATGCTCCGGTGGGTACTTGGCGGTATCGCCGGGTTCTCGCTCTTCATCGGCGGCGTCGGAATCATGAACATCATGCTGGTTACGGTAACGGAGCGGACGAAGGAGATCGGGCTGCGCAAGGCGATTGGGGCGCGGCGTCGCGACATCCTGACGCAGTTCCTCATCGAGGCGTCGACGCTCTGCATCACGGGAGGCGTGCTGGGGCTGATCCTGGGAATCCTGTTCGGATGGGGTTCCGCCACGGTCATGTCGAGCCCGCAGATCGGGGGATTCGTCGGCGGGCTTCTGGGGTTCCAGGGGAAGTGGGTGGCTTGGCCCTGGTCGGTTCCGGTCGTGTGGATCTTCATCTCGATGGGTGTCGCCCTGGCAGTGGGGGTCTTCTTCGGCTTGTATCCGGCTTGGAAGGCAGCCCGGCTCACTCCGATCGAAGCGCTGAGGCACCAGTAA